A stretch of the Canis lupus familiaris isolate Mischka breed German Shepherd chromosome 37, alternate assembly UU_Cfam_GSD_1.0, whole genome shotgun sequence genome encodes the following:
- the LOC119877921 gene encoding basic proline-rich protein-like: protein MTDPDWLLWASISSTAPCVRPPDLPHRPSAAPQDAGSPSELQWLHVLTPRGLTALGAGPVHPGGRGALRNALAAPPVSAPGPQLAPAPPGAPPPRPPPAQATPPAPPGAPPPRPPHCRPHPPAPPAAPPPRLHVQATPPAPPGARPPRPPAQAIPPAPAPPPPPRPYCRPPPPPSGAPRCSAAPPPLQATPPAPPGAPAPPGAPPPRPHAQATPPAPAPARPPRPHAQATPPAPPGVPPPRLHVQATPPAPPGAPPPRLHAQATPPGARTCSAAPPPLQATPPAPPGAPPPRPPHVQATPPGARTCSAAPPPPAQATPPAPAPAPPPRPASPRSPGHGLPRLGVSPAPPLSTRRARRPAPPVTWPPLPRRALGLAPPAEGAGPSVQPGPAARLQFSNLNCESGRREPRSPGAARRGTGPAAGRGAEEDEGRRHRGAPGASAGRSWRSRALAAGVRRDGSPSEGPPGRSGCGPRVSVPRLARPRAWSRRAVGARAAHPASLRVPGAPTPAGAALRLQPCLAGSRGRAPLRAASARSSGPGRVLAGGGHGPLPSPRRVRAGLAGELGAPLAGGAVKAAASGAARGVTSGPGSGPRRAPRARVSPPSLGLQG from the exons ATGACAGATCCTGACTGGTTGCTCTGGGCTTCCATCTCTTCCACGGCCCCCTGCGTGCGTCCTCCAGACCTTCCTCACCGGCCTTCAGCCGCGCCTCAGGACGCAGGGTCCCCCAGCGAACTCCAGTG GCTGCACGTACTCACGCCTCGCGGACTGACCGCTCTGGGCGCAGGCCCGGTGCACCCGGGCGGCCGTGGAGCCCTGCGCAACGCCCTGGCGGCCCCGCCCGTCTCAGCCCCCGGCCCGCAACTTGCCCCGGCGCCCCCAG GTGctccgccgccccgccccccccccgcgcagGCCACACCCCCGGCGCCCCCAGGTGctccgccgccccgccccccgcactgCAGGCCCCACCCCCCGGCGCCCCCAGCTGCTCCGCCGCCCCGCCTCCACGTGCAGGCCACACCCCCAGCGCCCCCAGGTGctcggccgccccgcccccccgcgcagGCCATACCCCCGGCGCCCGCACCTCCTCCGCCGCCCCGCCCCTACTGcaggccacccccccccccctccggcgCCCCCAGGTGctcggccgccccgcccccactgCAGGCCACACCCCCGGCGCCCCCAGGTGCTCCGGCGCCCCCAGGTGctccgccgccccgcccccacgcGCAGGCCACACCCCCGGCGCCCGCACCTGctcggccgccccgcccccacgcGCAGGCCAcccccccggcgcccccaggTGTTCCGCCGCCCCGCCTCCACGTGCAGGCCACACCCCCGGCGCCCCCAGGTGCTCCGCCGCCCCGCCTCCATGCGCAGGCCACACCCCCCGGCGCTCGCACCTGctccgccgccccgcccccactgCAGGCCACACCCCCGGCGCCCCCAGGTGctccgccgccccgccccccccacgtGCAGGCCACACCCCCCGGCGCTCGCACCTGctccgccgccccgcccccccccgcgcaGGCCACACCCCCGGCGCCCGCACCTGctccgccgccccgccccgcctcgccccgcAGCCCAGGCCACGGCCTCCCGCGGCTCGGGGtctccccagccccgcccctcagCACGCGCCgcgcccggcgccccgccccgcccgtcacgtggccgcccctcccccggcgCGCTCTCGGATTGGCTCCCccggccgagggggcggggcctagcGTGCAGCCCGGCCCCGCAGCGCGGCTGCAGTTTTCAAACCTCAACTGCGAGTCGGGCCGCCGGGAGCCGCGGTCGCCGGGAGCCGCCCGCCGGGGAACGGGTCCAGCTGCGGGCCGTGGCGCCGAAGAGGACGAGGGGCGCCGCCACCGCGGAGCGCCGGGCGCCTCGGCGGGCCGGAGCTGGAGGAGCCGTGCGCTGGCCGCCGGCGTGCGGCGGGACGGGAGCCCCTCGGAGGGGCCGCCCGGGAGGAGCGGCTGCGGCCCGAGGGTCAGTGTCCCCCGCCTCGCGCGACCGCGGGCCTGGTCCCGCCGCGCCGTCGGGGCTCGGGCTGCGCACCCGGCCTCCCTGCGTGTCCCCGGAGCCCCGACCCCGGCCGGCGCGGCCCTGCGGCTGCAGCCCTGCCTCGCTGGCTCCCGGGGTCGCGCCCCCCTCCGCGCCGCGTCCGCGCGGTCCTCGGGGCCCGGCCGCGTCCTCGCCGGGGGTGGGCACGGGCCGCTGCCTTCCCCGCGGAGGGTTCGCGCTGGCCTTGCGGGGGAACTCGGGGCCCCGCTCGCGGGCGGTGCTGTGAAGGCGGCGGCAtcgggggcagcccggggcgtgacctcGGGTCCCGGATCGGGCCCGCGGCGCGCTCCCCGTGCCCGCGTGTCGCCTCCCTCGCTGGGTCTCCAAGGGTAA